In Phaseolus vulgaris cultivar G19833 chromosome 3, P. vulgaris v2.0, whole genome shotgun sequence, the sequence ttaaacttaaaattcgCTCATTAATATATATCTAATCCATTAATTCCTTTGACTATGGTTAATGTTTAATTAATATGTCTAATGGAATCAATTTTTGTCTTAGGGATAGAAATATGCATATATAATAAGTTAAagtatataatatatgaaatgaTTTGACAGGTTGGACCAAGGTTGAACAAGGACAGGGAAAGGTTTCCTCCAAACAACATCCTTCTGATGCTGGCAGGTGCAGGGCTGTTGTGGATGGGGTGGACAGGGTTCAACGGAGGAGATCCATACTCAGTGAACTCAGATGCTTCCCTTGCCGTCCTCAACACCCACGCTTGCACTGCCACCAGCTTGCTCACTTGGGTCATTCTTGATGTCATCTTCTTCCGAAAGCCTTCTGTCATTGGAGCTGTTCAAGGCATGATCACTGGTTTGGTCTGCATTACCCCTGCTGCAGGTTTCTTTCTCAATTTTCATTCCCcatttttacatatatatacacaaaaataCATATACTTCTTTCTTTTTGTGAACTGCACTGAGTACAACTAgctaaatgaagaaaaacataaggtttttctttagaaatttcATCCTCCAACTTTTAACTTATTTTGCAATTTttctactaaaaatataaacaattccatacaattttttatcagaaaaaaaaaataaagatatttcaGGATATCTCAACTCTTATACAAGAACACATAACTAGATCTTTTACCTTCAAGATAGaagtttttaaaacaaacagaaggtaatctaaaaaaaactactttatcATAGTTTCTACTATCGATTACATGTCTACAAAACACACCAAACTCCTACAAGTCCCGCACCTAAATTTTTTAATGGATTCATGCAAACCAGCAGCTAAAGACACCAATCCaaataagaaaaacatgttACACGTACTTTCTATGTTATCCATTCCTTCAATTACATCATTATAAAGAATTCAATGCGATCTATCGTACCGTTATTAAAtatcttcttatttctttaCATCCACAAACCTGTTCTAACCTAACTAGTATACATGTATTATCTTGTTCAGGAGTTGTGCAGGGATGGGCAGCACTTTTAATGGGAGTATTCTCTGGGTCAATTCCTTGGTTCACCATGATGGTGATCCACAAGAGATCAAAGCTACTGCAGAAGGTTGATGACACAATGGCAGTGTTCCACACTCACGCAGTTGCAGGAACCCTAGGAGGACTCCTCACCGGACTCTTTGCCGAGCCAAGACTGAACCAAATGTTCTATGGATTTCCAGGCCAATACGTTGGCTTTTTCTATGGTTTCCATCCCAACATGATGCACTCAGCGTTCAGGCAAATGGGGATCCAAATCCTTGGCATTCTCTTTGTCGTCTTTGTCAATGTTATCAGCACAAGCTTGATTTGCCTCTTCATCAGACTTTTTGTTCCACTCAGAATGTCTGAAGAGGATATGGAGATTGGTGATGAGGCTGCTCATGGGGAAGAGGCTTATGCCATCTGGGGTCAGGGTGACAAGCTTGAAAATTCAAGTTCAAAGTATGGAAGTTCGTTGTATGATGATGTTGAATCTGGGGCACCCAAGAAGAAACATGGTGGCATGGTTGAGATGATGTAGAACTAGTTTTGGTCGATGTCGTTGTCTTAGTCTTGTTCTTGTCTTCAAAAGCATAGTACACAACatatatatagtaaaataaATGTCGTGTTTCATTGTATTGAATCATATGCAACAACAACAACGTTATTTTACTTTCCCTATTCTCATTCTTCGTAACAAATGAACAAGATCGGCTATGGAAAGAAAGTGTTGCTATCATGTTTccttttatcagtaaaaaaataataaatataaaacattcaGATGATCTAacccttatataaaaaaaaaacttaaatttcaaaaaaaactaaaaaaaattcatcattGACAACAATATGAATATATCAATACATCAACTTccaaaaaaaggaaagaaaaaaaacactaaGTTGTCACTTCTTTCTATGacatgttttttttgttttttgccTACTCAAGTTTGGTGGACTTCAGAGAAGATAAAATTCTCAACATTTGTATCTTGAGAAAAAATAACAAGAATTATTAGTGTGTGTCAACAAGTTCAATTAATgagttttcattttaattttatttgtagtATGCCAAAAACAATGTTACATTATGTTAAATAGTGTacttaaatatgattttagttttagtataataaatggattttaatttcaatttctataaaattgaaaattactATTTTCAATCTTAGTATTGTATGATATCAGTTAATGGTTTATATATGTTAAAGAAAAAGTCAAGTGATTGTTGTAAGTGATACATAAGAATGTTGTGAAAATATATGGAACTTCAAAAAActcttcaaatttttaaaatattatttattcatcTTAAAATATTGGAAACTAAAAATAgtgttttgaaattatttttgatggaaaaaaaaaacgatgattgaaattaaaatttcacatatttataagaactaaaaatgattattttaaaattttataacataaaaaaattataaatgtataAATATCTTTTGAATACATTTCCTATCTAGAAAATACTTTTCGAATTCAACTATTCAAAGCTAGAAAGTACTTTTCAAATTCTAcgatttgtattttgaattgtacattttgtattttaaattctacaatcctaaaatgtaaaatattgtATTGCAAACtgtaaaattgaaaaaagaatTTGCCTGAAGGTCATGGCTAAAGAAAGCCCttgaatatgatttttaaaaactcaCCAAATAATCCAAATTCATTTAAATGTTGTattcagtttttttttcataatagcattaaatgttttattaattatttatttatagtagCATTGAACGTTTTAGTTAAATAGTTGTATAATTAGTATGACTTGTTTTTCATattgaaaaatgtaaaatatggATTTCACAATATCATATTATaagtttttataataatttcaaaacaattttttatttcatattttttttttatttagacatagattataatatataatagataTTTATGAAgataattttatgaaaaaggTATTTATGTACTTGTCTATttgtataaatattaattaatatatattaaatatttttgaatattgATACTCAATTTCTAAGATTTCCTTACGTCTGGGGGATATATAAGTGCTCAagaaaatattcataattagtTGAAGCAAGTAAGAAAATTACTCAGTTCAGATTTCAAGAAGGAAAGAACAAATTtggaaaagaataaaaagtGATTTAAGATTCTaagtaattatattttagaagaaagtgaaaattTTAGAGGcaaatattttcaataatttgtGTCCAATGAGAACAaaaaaatgtaactttacaacaaaattcataattataagGTGCCTTGTTATGAAACGTAATCTTTATTGAATgacaaaaaattattgtaactaataaatatttagttCCAAAAAGTtaatacaattaattatttaagttttaatttgaaACTGTGTATTACATTAAAACCATCAGCATCAGTTTATCTTTAATTTATCTTTGTTGAAAGAATAAAAAGGTCTTaatttactctcttttttcatGAATTGTATTATATTATGTCTAAGATCTatactttatatttaaatacaaaagtttaataagattttcattttaatattttttatttaaatttgttgtgagaaaaattatttttaagacaaaacatatttttttctattctataattcaaaatcttatttaaaatttaggtCTTAATAATGAAACAATAATGTAAGATAATCATCTAATCAAAACatcaacataattttttttttgcatgtacaatttttcttacataattaaaattaatgataatttaGTATGAAACAATTACATTCCTTAAAGAGTAAAGGGTAAGTGTTTGATATACAACTGTCCCAGGTTCTAAACAAAACCAGAATTGCACAATATAGTTCTTTCTCCATGACTTCAAGTAATCTTTGTAATGAAAACTTTCCAAAACCAAGAGGTTAATCATTTCTCATCAATCCTTCAAATATGGTAACCCCTTGATTCCATTATCAAAAGATGTAGTAAATAGAAACTGCTTGATTCTCAAGATTTTCCATTATTAAACAAAATTGCACCCACAATTTCTTCAATGTGCTTACCTCATATACACTTTGTCCTTACTCAAAATCACACCAAAATCACCATTCATTTAAAGGggtgagagaaagagaagataACATTGATTGCATTGTAGTTTGGTGAGGTTCCCTAGACATGGAAGAGGAGGGTAATGTGAAGGGTGAAGAAGCATTCAGGAAGACAAGGGTGCCACCATGGACAAAGCAAATCACAGTGAGATCAGTGGTCACAAGCTTTGTCCTCAGTCTTGTTTTCAACTTCATTGTGTGCAAACTCAACTTCACCACAGGGATCATTCCATCCCTCAATGTAGCTGCAGGGTTGTTGGGGTTTGCAGTGATCAAATCCTACACTACACTCCTCAACAGATGTGGCTTTCTCAAACAACCTTTCACTCGCCAGGAGAACACTGTCATTCAAACCTTTGTGGTTGCCTCCTCTGGAATTGCATTCAGCAGTGAGTTGTTCTTAATTGTTTGTTCCATTGACCACCCTTTTGGTCATATATTTTGTACCACCCTATGTTAAC encodes:
- the LOC137808810 gene encoding ammonium transporter 2 member 5, yielding MAQVPFPSNLLPGDGSPEWMSKADNAWQLVAATLVGLQSVPGLIILYGGAVKKKWAVNSAFMSLYAFACVIFCWVVWGYRMSFGDKLVPFWGKPGVSLDHVYLFERAFLGAFPNATMVYFQGVFAAITLILIAGAVLGRMNFYAWMIFVPLWLTFSYTFTAFSIWSTNGFLSKMGIIDYSGGYVIHLSSGVAGFTAAYWVGPRLNKDRERFPPNNILLMLAGAGLLWMGWTGFNGGDPYSVNSDASLAVLNTHACTATSLLTWVILDVIFFRKPSVIGAVQGMITGLVCITPAAGVVQGWAALLMGVFSGSIPWFTMMVIHKRSKLLQKVDDTMAVFHTHAVAGTLGGLLTGLFAEPRLNQMFYGFPGQYVGFFYGFHPNMMHSAFRQMGIQILGILFVVFVNVISTSLICLFIRLFVPLRMSEEDMEIGDEAAHGEEAYAIWGQGDKLENSSSKYGSSLYDDVESGAPKKKHGGMVEMM